A genome region from Camelina sativa cultivar DH55 chromosome 10, Cs, whole genome shotgun sequence includes the following:
- the LOC104717099 gene encoding 50S ribosomal protein L21, mitochondrial-like yields the protein MASLRCFRELSRRSKAVFSINQTRSISSFPGIKPYETSISHGIVVPNRSLIRDLPWYSLRYCSQGRCYSSNTKDTDGGEESSEGEDDEDEDDDDDEDSAEMEEVEREYSPAEKVEEAAEIGYKVMGPLKPSERLFKPYEPVFAIVQIGSHQFKVSNGDSIFTEKLKFCDINDKLELTKVLLLGSAGQTIIGRPILPDATVHAVVEEHALDEKVLIFKKKRRKNYRRTRGHRQELTKLRITDIQGIEKPEPKIVHKPSKEAVTEQSKAELVA from the exons ATGGCGAGCCTTCGATGCTTTCGCGAGCTGAGCCGCCGTTCTAAGGCGGTTTTCTCCATCAACCAGACGCGATCGATATCTTCATTTCCTGGGATCAAGCCGTACGAGACCAGCATTTCTCATGGGATCGTAGTTCCGAATCGATCTCTCATTAGGGATTTGCCATGGTACAGTCTTCGGTATTGCTCCCAAGGTCGTTGTTACTCTTCGAACACAAAAGATACTGATGGTGGTGAAGAAAGCAGTGAAggagaggatgatgaggatgaggatgatgatgatgatgaggattcGGCGGAGATGGAAGAAGTAGAAAGGGAATATTCACCGGCTGAGAAAGTGGAAGAGGCGGCTGAGATAGGTTACAAAGTGATGGGTCCTCTCAAACCTTCGGAGAGACTCTTCAAACCCTACGAACCTGTGTTTGCCATTGTTCAG ATCGGTTCGCATCAGTTTAAAGTAAGCAACGGAGACTCCATTTTCACTGAGAAATTGAAATTCTGTGACATAAATGATAAG TTGGAACTGACCAAGGTTCTTCTATTGGGCTCGGCAGGCCAGACGATTATTGGTAGGCCTATCTTGCCAGATGCGACTGTTCATGCTGTAGTTGAAGAGCAT GCATTGGATGAAAAAGTGCTCATTTTtaagaagaaacgaagaaagaaTTATAGGAGAACAAGAGGACATCGACAG GAATTGACGAAGTTGAGAATAACCGATATACAAGGAATTGAGAAACCAGAACCAAAGATTGTCCATAAGCCCTCCAAGGAAGCAGTTACAGAACAATCGAAGGCTGAGCTAGTTGCTTAG
- the LOC104717100 gene encoding leucine aminopeptidase 2, chloroplastic gives MAVTLVTSLASSSSRFPFRSFSSSSPSSLSSCFVRFQLPSRLRLAFTVTPLYSSSRAMAHTIAQATLGLTHANSVDHPKISFSGKEIDVTEWKGDILAVGVTEKDMTKDANSKFENPILKKLDAHLGGLLADVSSEEDFSGKPGQSTVLRLPGLGSKRVGLIGLGKSASSPSAFQSLGEAVAAAAKASQASSVAVVLASSETVSNESKLSSASAIASGTVLGLFEDCRYKSESKKPSLKSVDIIGFGTGPELEKKLKYAEDVSYGVIFGKELVNSPANVLTPAVLAEEASKLASMYSDVMTANILNEEQCKELKMGSYLAVAAASANPPHFIHLVYKPSSGPVKTKLAIVGKGLTFDSGGYNIKTGPGCLIELMKFDMGGSAAVLGAAKAIGQIKPPGVEVHFIVAACENMISGTGMRPGDIITASNGKTIEVNNTDAEGRLTLADALVYACNQGVDKVVDLATLTGACIIALGTSMAAIYTSSDELAKEVIAASERSGEKLWRMPMEESYWEMMKSGVADMVNTGGRAGGSITAALFLKQFVDEKVEWMHIDMAGPVWNEKKKTATGFGVATLVEWVQNNSSS, from the exons ATGGCCGTCACTCTAGTTACGTCTCtcgcttcctcttcttctcgcTTCCCTTTCcgctccttctcctcctcctctccgtCGTCTCTCTCCTCGTGCTTCGTCCGATTCCAGTTGCCGTCTCGTCTTAGACTCGCTTTCACCGTCACGCCTCTCTACTCTTCTTCTAGAGCCATGGCTCATACAATCGCACAAGCTACTCTCGGCCTCACTCATGCCAACTCAGTCGATCATCCTAAG ATCTCATTTTCCGGGAAGGAGATAGACGTGACTGAATGGAAAGGTGATATACTCGCTGTTGGGGTGACGGAGAAAGATATGACTAAGGATGCCAACTCCAAGTTCGAAAACCCGATACTGAAGAAGCTTGATGCTCACTTGGGTGGACTTCTTGCTGATGTCTCTTCTGAGGAAGATTTCTCCGGGAAACCTGGCCAGTCAACAGTACTTAGGCTTCCGGGTCTCGGGTCAAAGCGGGTCGGTTTGATTGGTCTTGGAAAATCTGCTTCATCTCCTTCGGCTTTTCAGAGTCTAGGTGAGGCTGTTGCTGCAGCTGCTAAAGCTTCTCAAGCTAGCAGTGTTGCTGTTGTTCTCGCCTCCTCTGAGACTGTTTCTAATGAATCCAAGCTCAGTTCTGCTTCAGCCATAGCTTCAg GTACTGTACTCGGTTTGTTTGAAGACTGCAGATATAAGTCTGAGTCAAAGAAACCATCTCTCAAATCTGTGGATATCATTGGCTTTGGCACTGGACCTGAGCTAGAGAAGAAGCTTAAGTATGCTGAAGATGTTTCTTATGGTGTAATTTTCGGGAAGGAACTCGTCAATTCTCCAGCCAATGTTCTCACTCCTG CTGTACTAGCTGAGGAGGCCTCAAAACTGGCTTCCATGTACAGTGATGTCATGACTGCAAACATCTTGAACGAGGAGCAATGCAAAGAGTTGAAGATGGGTTCATATCTCGCTGTTGCTGCTGCGTCAGCTAATCCACCTCATTTCATCCACCTGGTCTACAAACCTTCTAGTGGCCCTGTCAAGACCAAACTTGCTATTGTTGGAAAAGGATTGACATTTGACAG CGGTGGCTACAACATTAAGACCGGTCCTGGCTGCTTAATTGAGCTCATGAAATTCGATATGGGAGGTTCCGCCGCTGTTCTTGGCGCTGCAAAAGCCATCGGTCAAATTAAGCCTCCTGGTGTTGAG GTGCACTTCATTGTCGCAGCCTGTGAGAATATGATAAGTGGTACCGGAATGAGACCTGGAGATATCATAACAGCCTCAAACGGAAAGACAATTGAG GTCAACAACACAGATGCCGAAGGTCGACTGACACTTGCTGATGCTCTAGTTTATGCTTGCAACCAAGGTGTCGATAAG GTTGTTGACCTTGCAACGTTAACTGGGGCTTGTATTATTGCCCTTGGAACATCAATGGCAG CCATATATACATCTAGTGATGAGCTTGCAAAAGAGGTGATTGCTGCATCAGAGAGGAGTGGAGAGAAGCTATGGAGGATGCCGATGGAAGAGAGTTACTGGGAGATGATGAAATCAGGTGTTGCAGATATGGTTAACACGGGAGGTCGTGCTGGTGGATCGATCACCGCAGCTCTCTTCTTGAAACAG TTTGTGGACGAGAAGGTGGAGTGGATGCACATAGATATGGCTGGACCGGTGTGgaacgagaagaagaaaactgcaACTGGGTTTGGAGTTGCGACGCTAGTTGAGTGGGTTCAGaacaattcttcttcttaa
- the LOC104717098 gene encoding probable WRKY transcription factor 32, whose product MENSGVDETEVFYAVEKSTANTEKSEKVEPEKELDNGMSQLRDDDESLGTIGEDMYDLHDDAVRQTLDKDQVEGVRENSSVEPNGEDVRDDVKEMDSVKETVVSAIVPVDEVEVDREVEASPCLTASSDSLTVKPSLSSDPASAAKGLSLVSIPTKQEQRSDSPVVNRLSVSPVPRTPARDGYNWRKYGQKQVKSPKGSRSYYRCTYSECFAKKIECSNDSGKVVEIVNKGLHSHEPPRKNSFSPREIRVASAIRPISENNAVVKEPTIVPNGSDPAASTRENICEPQTFVERKRHCGNEAVDEPEAKRRLKKENSQSSDSVSKPGKKNKFVVHAAGDVGICGDGYRWRKYGQKMVKGNPHPRNYYRCTSAGCPVRKHIETAVENTTAVIITYKGVHNHDMPVPKKRHGPPSSMLVAAAAPTSMRTRTDDQVNIPTSSQCSGGRESEKKKSSEAVDVGGEKVMESARTLLSIGFEIKQC is encoded by the exons ATGGAAAACTCTGGTGTCGACGAAACTGAGGTTTTCTACGCGGTGGAAAAGAGCACGGCCAATACAGAGAAGAGCGAGAAAGTGGAGCCGGAGAAGGAGCTTGATAACGGAATGAGTCAACTCAGAGACGACGACGAATCACTTGGGACTATTGGTGAGGATATGTACGATTTACATGATGATGCTGTGCGACAAACCCTAGACAAGGATCAGGTTGAAG GTGTTCGTGAAAATTCTTCTGTGGAACCAAATGGTGAAGATGTAAGAGATGACGTTAAG GAGATGGATAGCGTCAAGGAAACTGTAGTCAGTGCCATTGTTCCGGTTGATGAAGTAGAAGTAGACCGTGAGGTAGAAGCATCTCCTTGTCTGACTGCATCGTCAGATTCTTTGACGGTGAAGCCATCTCTATCTTCGGATCCTGCCTCAGCTGCAAAAGGTTTATCACTGGTTTCAATTCCAACTAAACAAGAGCAAAGATCTGATTCTCCGGTGGTTAACAGATTGTCAGTTTCTCCCGTTCCGAGGACACCTGCTCGTGATGGTTACAATTGGAGAAAATATGGACAGAAGCAGGTTAAGAGTCCCAAGGGCTCACGGAGCTACTACAGGTGTACGTATTCTGAATGTTTtgctaaaaaaattgaatgctCCAATGATTCAGGCAAAGTGGTAGAGATTGTTAACAAAGGTTTGCATAGTCATGAACCTCCCAGGAAGAATAGCTTCTCCCCTAGAGAAATTAGAGTTGCTTCAGCTATCCGGCCTATTTCAGAGAATAATGCAGTAGTAAAAGAGCCAACAATAGTCCCTAACGGTTCAGATCCGGCTGCTTCTACTAGAGAAAACATCTGTGAGCCGCAAACATTCGTTGAACGGAAGAGACATTGTGGGAACGAAGCTGTGGACGAACCAGAGGCAAAACGAAG ACTGAAAAAAGAGAACTCACAAAGTTCAGATTCTGTCTCCAAACCtggcaagaaaaataaattcgTAGTACACGCAGCTGGTGATGTTGGGATCTGCGGTGATGGATACAGATGGCGTAAATACGGGCAGAAAATGGTGAAAGGAAATCCTCATCCAAG GAACTACTACCGATGTACTTCTGCGGGATGTCCTGTTCGTAAACACATTGAGACAGCAGTAGAGAACACAACAGCTGTAATAATCACATACAAAGGAGTACACAACCACGACATGCCGGTGCCAAAGAAACGCCACGGTCCTCCTAGCTCAATGCTCGTGGCTGCAGCCGCTCCAACGTCAATGAGAACGAGGACAGACGATCAGGTAAACATCCCCACTTCAAGCCAGTGCTCGGGGGGACGAGaaagtgagaaaaagaaaagcagtGAAGCAGTGGATGTTGGTGGGGAGAAAGTGATGGAATCAGCTCGGACTTTGTTGAGCATTGGTTTCGAAATCAAGCAATGCTGA